One Intestinimonas butyriciproducens genomic window, CTCCCAGCAGATCCAGTGCCCGGGGGAATCCCCTCCGGGCGGCCCGGTCCAGCCACTCCACGGCCCGGCCGCAGTCCACCTCTGTCCCAATGCCGGTGAGGTAGCAATAACCCAGATTACACTGCGCGGCCAGATCTCCTCGCTGGGCGGCCTGTGTATAGAGGGCTACGGCCCTGGCCTTGTCCTCCGGTACGCCTTCGCCCCGCTCATAGCACAGCCCCAGACTGCACAGGGCGGGGGGATACTCCAGGTCCGCCGCCTTCTGATACCACTGCACGGCCTTTTCGGCGTCCGCCTCCACGCCGTCACCGTCCCGGTAGCAGCTTCCCAGCAGGCTCATGGCCCGGGCGGAACCCTGCTCCGCAGCCCGCTCCAGCCAGGGAATGGCCTGCTCGGGGGCCGGGTCCATGCCGATGCCCGTGAGACAGCAGTACCCCAGGTTGCACTGGGCAGAGAGGTTCCCCCGTTGGGCAGCCTGGGTATAGAGGGCCACGGCCCTGGCCTTGTCCTCCGGCACGCCCTCGCCCAGCTCATAGCAGAGACCCAGCCCGCACAGCGCGGGGGGATACCCCTGATCGGCGGCCAGTTGATAAAGCCGTGCCGCCTCGGCGTCATCCCGGGGGACGCCGTCGCCATCCCGGTAGCAGTCGGCCAGGATGCTCTGGGCCCGGGGAAAGTCCAGCGCGGCGGCCCGCCGGAGCCACGCCGCCGCTTGGGCGGCGTCCTTCTCCACCCCATCCCCATTTAAATAGCACACAGCCAGATTGCATTGGCCCGGCGCATAGTCCCGCTCTCCTGAGCGGCGGTAAAGGTCGGTGGCACGCTTGAGGTCAACCTCTACCCCGGTGCCCATCTCGTAGCAGAGCCCCAGATCACACAGGGCGGGGGGATAGTCCTGTGCGGCCGCCTTCCGGAACCACTCCACCGCTTTTTGCGCATCCGCCGGCGTGCCGTCCCCGTCCCGGCAACAGCAGCCCAGCAGCCGCTGGGCCCGGGGAAAGTCCTGCTCCGCGGCCTGTGTGAGCCACCGGACAGCCTGGACGTCGTCTTCCTCCACCCCGATGCCGGTGAGGTAGCAATAGCCCAGATTGCACTGCCCGGGGGCATAGCCCAGCTCTGCTGCCCTAGTGTACCAGCGCACGGCCTGGGCCTTGTCCTCCTCCAGACCGGCCCCCATCTCATAACAGAGACCCAGCTCGCACACGGCGGGGGGATAGTTGTCCTCCGCCGCCTGGCGAAAAAGCGCCGCCGCTCCGGCCTGATCGGCCTCCACACCGTCGCCGTCCCGGAGACAGCAGCCCAGGATATACCGCGCCCGGGCGAAGTCCTGCCCGACGGCCTTTTGCAGCCACGCCACCGCCCGGGCTTCGTCCTTTTCCACGCCGATGCCATTGAGAAAACACACGGCCAGATTGCATTGGGCCGGGGCGTAGTCCTGCGCGGCGGCCTTTTGATAGAGCTCCGCCGCCCGGACCAGGTCTTGCTCCACGCCGTCGCCATTTTCACAGCAGAGGCCCAGATTGCACTGGGCGGGGGGATACCCCTGCCCGGCGGACGCCTCATAGAGCGCCATGGCCCGGGGCTGGTCCTGGGCCAGGCCGGAGCCGGTCTTGCAGCAGTCGGCCAGGATGCATTGGGCCCGGGCGAAGTCCTGGGCGGCAGCCCGCTCCAGCCACTCCACGCCCTGGGGGGCGTCCGCCTCCATGCCGATGCCATTGAGGCAGCACACGGCCAAGTTGCACTGGGCGGGGGCGTAGCCCTGCTCGGCGGCCTTTCGATAGAGCTCCACCGCCCGGGCCGGGTCCTGGTCCACGCCGGTGCCGTTCTCCCAGCACACACCCAGGATGCTCTGGGCCCGGGGGAAATTCTGCTCCGCCGCCTTTGTCAGCCAGTGGACGGCCTCCTCCGGGTCGCGGTCCACGCCGATGCCATTGAGACAGCATACGCCCAGATTACACTGGGCGGGCGCGTGGCCCTGCTCGGCGGCCAGAAGATAGTATTCCGCCGCCTTGACCGGGTCCTGATCCACACCGGAGCCGTTTTCCCAGCACAATCCCAGGCTGCATTGCGCCCCCGCATAGCCCTGGTCGGCGGCCTGGGTATAGAGCTCCACAGCCCTGCCCTGGTCCTCCTCCACGCCTGTGCCCATCTGATAGCAGCGGCCCAGGGCCTCTATGGCCCGGAGGTCGCCGGACTCCGCCGCCAGGGAGAACCAGTGGGCGGCCTGAACCATGTCGCTGTCCACCCCGTCCCCCTCAGCGTACCGCACGCCCAGGTCGTACTGTACGGAGGTATCTCCCAGCTCTGCCTGCTCCAGCATGGCCTGAAAGTCCTGCTGGGCCTTCTGCACATTCTGCATGGCTTTGAGAATGAGCTGCGTATTGACAAAGACGACGTCCTGGGGATTGGAAAACTCCTTCTGCTCCCCGCGGTCGTCGGATTTGGGATCCATCTGCTCCACCTGCTTTCTATGTATAGGAGTAAGAGGAACGCGGACCACGCCGCGCCTACAAAATCCATTTTACAACGAGAGCACGTGCAACACAAGATAAAAAGGGATGCCCGGCGGATCGTGCCCGGGAATCCCGGCGGGAGGAAAGCCGGGGTGAGGTAGAAGAAAAAATAACCCCGTTTGGCGACAAACCCTCGCCACCAGGCGAGGATTCGTGCCGCAAGAGGGTGCTCGGAACCGGGAGAGGCGGTTAAGGCCCAGATTTCCGGAAATAGAAAAGGCCGCCCGCAGAGCAGCCGCCAAGCCGGAGCAAGGGCGTGGGTTAATAACATCTTTTTGCTCAGAGAATAAAAAGATGTCGGAGCAAAGCGGGCTTTGCTCCGACATGGCACGCCCGAGAGGAGTCGAACCTCCGGCCTACCGCTTAGGAGGCGGTCGCTCTATCCAACTGAGCTACGGGCGCATAAAACAAGCGAGTCTTATTGTAACCCAAAACCCGCCCGCTGTCAACGGGGCGCAGAGGGCGCGCCAAATCGGGCCCATGCGGCGGATTTTGCGGGAAAGGACGGTGGTATCCCAGAAAAAGGTTGCTTTTTTAGGACAGGTACGTTATAATACGTGGTTGAGTTTTCACCGTATCTGTAAAAAGAAAGATTTGAGGTGCATCCCCCTTGCAGAACAACCATTTGAGAAACGTAGCCATTATCGCCCACGTCGACCACGGAAAGACCACGCTGGTGGACGAGATGCTCAAGCAGGGCGGCGCATTCCGGGAGAATCAGGCCGTAGCCGAGCGCGTGATGGACTCCAACGACCTGGAGCGGGAGCGCGGCATCACCATTCTGGCCAAGAACACCGCCGTACAGTATGGCGATGTGAAGATCAATATTGTGGATACCCCGGGCCATGCCGATTTCGGCGGTGAGGTGGAGCGCATCTTGAAGATGGTCAACGGCGTCATCTTACTGGTAGACGCCGCAGAGGGGCCTATGCCCCAGACCCGGTTTGTTCTGAGCAAGGCGCTGGAGCTGGGACACCGGGTCATTGTGGTGGTCAACAAGATTGACCGTCCCGACCAGCGGATCCACGAGGTCGTGGACGAGGTGCTGGAGTTGCTGCTGGATCTGGACGCTACCAGTGAACAACTGGACTCCCCCATGCTGTTTTGCTCCGGGCGGCAGGGCACTGCATCCTACTCCCCCGAGGTGGAGGGCACCGATCTCAAGCCTCTGTTCGAGACCATCCTCGACTATATCCCCGCCCCGGAGGCGGACACCGAGGCCCCCTTCCAGATGCTGGTCTCCTCCATTGATTACAACGAGTTTGTGGGGCGCATTGCCATCGGACGCATCGAGCGGGGCGTCGTTAAGCAGAATCAGGAGATCGCAGTGTGCAATTTCCATGACCCGGACGCCGTGCCCAAGAAGGCCAAGGCGGTCTCTCTCTATCAGTTTGACGGGCTGGGAAAAGCGGCCGTCACCGAGGCCACGGCCGGCAACATCATTGCCATGAGCGGCATCGGAGACATTACCATTGGCGACACTATCTGCGATCCCTCCGCCGTGGAGCCCATCGAATTTGTCAAGATATCCGCCCCCACCATTGAGATGACCTTCTCGGTGAATGACTCCCCCTTCGCGGGGCGGGAGGGCAAGTTCGTCACCTCCCGTCAGCTGCGGGAGCGCCTGTTCCGGGAGACACTGAAGGACGTGTCCCTGAGGGTCACCGAGACCGACTCCACCGATTCCTTCAATGTGGCTGGCCGGGGTGAGATGTCCCTGTCCATTCTCATTGAGACCATGCGCCGGGAGGGCTATGAGTTCCA contains:
- the typA gene encoding translational GTPase TypA, which codes for MQNNHLRNVAIIAHVDHGKTTLVDEMLKQGGAFRENQAVAERVMDSNDLERERGITILAKNTAVQYGDVKINIVDTPGHADFGGEVERILKMVNGVILLVDAAEGPMPQTRFVLSKALELGHRVIVVVNKIDRPDQRIHEVVDEVLELLLDLDATSEQLDSPMLFCSGRQGTASYSPEVEGTDLKPLFETILDYIPAPEADTEAPFQMLVSSIDYNEFVGRIAIGRIERGVVKQNQEIAVCNFHDPDAVPKKAKAVSLYQFDGLGKAAVTEATAGNIIAMSGIGDITIGDTICDPSAVEPIEFVKISAPTIEMTFSVNDSPFAGREGKFVTSRQLRERLFRETLKDVSLRVTETDSTDSFNVAGRGEMSLSILIETMRREGYEFQVSPPRVLYQEIDGQKCEPIERLVVDVPSDCVGSVIEKIGSRKGEMLEMNPVGSRMKLEFLVPARGLFGYRNEFLTDTKGEGIMASVFECYAPYKGEVSRRSSGSLVSFETGESVTYGLFNAQERGVLFIGAGVPVYAGMVVGETPKSEDITVNICKKKQLTNMRAAGSDDALRLTTPRQMSLEQCLEFLADDELLEVTPENLRLRKRILSHADRMKALKGNK
- a CDS encoding SEL1-like repeat protein, with amino-acid sequence MDPKSDDRGEQKEFSNPQDVVFVNTQLILKAMQNVQKAQQDFQAMLEQAELGDTSVQYDLGVRYAEGDGVDSDMVQAAHWFSLAAESGDLRAIEALGRCYQMGTGVEEDQGRAVELYTQAADQGYAGAQCSLGLCWENGSGVDQDPVKAAEYYLLAAEQGHAPAQCNLGVCCLNGIGVDRDPEEAVHWLTKAAEQNFPRAQSILGVCWENGTGVDQDPARAVELYRKAAEQGYAPAQCNLAVCCLNGIGMEADAPQGVEWLERAAAQDFARAQCILADCCKTGSGLAQDQPRAMALYEASAGQGYPPAQCNLGLCCENGDGVEQDLVRAAELYQKAAAQDYAPAQCNLAVCFLNGIGVEKDEARAVAWLQKAVGQDFARARYILGCCLRDGDGVEADQAGAAALFRQAAEDNYPPAVCELGLCYEMGAGLEEDKAQAVRWYTRAAELGYAPGQCNLGYCYLTGIGVEEDDVQAVRWLTQAAEQDFPRAQRLLGCCCRDGDGTPADAQKAVEWFRKAAAQDYPPALCDLGLCYEMGTGVEVDLKRATDLYRRSGERDYAPGQCNLAVCYLNGDGVEKDAAQAAAWLRRAAALDFPRAQSILADCYRDGDGVPRDDAEAARLYQLAADQGYPPALCGLGLCYELGEGVPEDKARAVALYTQAAQRGNLSAQCNLGYCCLTGIGMDPAPEQAIPWLERAAEQGSARAMSLLGSCYRDGDGVEADAEKAVQWYQKAADLEYPPALCSLGLCYERGEGVPEDKARAVALYTQAAQRGDLAAQCNLGYCYLTGIGTEVDCGRAVEWLDRAARRGFPRALDLLGDCYQNGDGVEADDAKAVELYRRAAEQDYAPSIASLGLCCELGQGLPEDKPKAAALYRKAAEMGYTYAQCNLGFCYLRGIGVDRDPAQAVIWLQKAAEKGQSRAMSLLSRCCFDGSGMQKDEKRGLELLRRAAEQGYAPAQCNLGLCYENGFHGLAQDLSKAAELYRRSAEQGDAAAQSNLGSLYYTGSGVERDDALAFQWFSRSAEQDFPAGVYHLADCYASGRGTATDIARAAELYQKAARLGDEDAMFILGKWYRDGKGLRADPEQARFWLRKAADAGVKEAAACLRALSGKAPGKGGEKRGGFFQKLFGKGD